Proteins found in one Planctomycetes bacterium MalM25 genomic segment:
- a CDS encoding Beta-lactamase superfamily domain protein produces the protein MKHTIHRGADEVGGNCIEVTHGETRLVLDLGLPLFDKDRQAADTFRYRQMTVNALDDEGLLPEVAGLFDPDSDAVSDPVSDSLEDRPDAILLSHAHLDHTGLVDFSHPDIPIYATRGTSKMMLAGKLFAQQPELPRDRFRPLDPCTPVVIGGITVTAYGVDHSIHGAVGLLLEADGESLFYTGDLRMHGLHHLDMNRLIFDLRKKRIDTLLVEGTHFGLPTSDPRPELQVAADIDRLVAESDSLVLACLSPQHTDRLLAFYRAAITSGRTFCVDLYTAFVMQLVHSETDLPRPAIEHDVRVFLPKSVTKGGRLKRFAKLINAYAEDAISFPEITKDPDRYVCVFRESMLGMDFGGELPAGTLCLYGRWTGYLEEASWKPVQAALDAADGRLEVVHSTGHLLEEDVRRFVRTVNPKTIVPIHTFEPQRVAALATGALTSATVAEKAV, from the coding sequence TTGAAGCACACGATCCACCGCGGAGCCGACGAGGTCGGCGGAAACTGCATCGAGGTCACCCACGGCGAGACCCGCCTCGTTCTCGATCTGGGCCTGCCCCTGTTCGACAAGGATCGACAGGCGGCCGACACCTTTCGGTATCGCCAGATGACGGTCAATGCCCTTGATGACGAGGGGCTCTTGCCCGAGGTGGCGGGGCTATTCGACCCCGACTCCGATGCCGTGAGCGACCCCGTGAGCGACTCACTGGAAGATCGTCCGGACGCGATCCTGCTCTCGCATGCCCACCTGGATCACACGGGCCTCGTTGACTTCTCCCATCCAGACATCCCGATCTACGCCACCCGGGGCACCAGCAAGATGATGCTTGCCGGCAAGCTCTTCGCCCAACAGCCCGAACTGCCTCGTGACCGATTCCGACCCCTCGATCCTTGCACACCGGTCGTGATCGGTGGGATCACCGTCACGGCGTACGGCGTCGACCACTCGATCCACGGAGCGGTTGGTCTGCTTCTCGAAGCGGATGGCGAGTCGTTGTTCTATACGGGTGATCTGCGGATGCATGGTTTGCATCATCTCGATATGAACCGGCTTATCTTTGACCTCCGCAAGAAGCGGATCGACACGCTGCTTGTCGAAGGAACGCACTTCGGACTGCCGACTAGTGACCCACGGCCCGAACTCCAGGTGGCGGCCGACATTGACCGACTGGTCGCCGAGTCGGACAGTCTCGTACTCGCCTGCCTCTCGCCGCAGCACACCGACCGGCTGCTCGCCTTCTACCGAGCGGCGATCACGTCGGGCCGGACCTTCTGCGTCGATCTCTACACCGCGTTCGTCATGCAGCTGGTTCACAGCGAGACCGATCTGCCACGCCCCGCGATCGAGCACGACGTCCGGGTCTTCCTGCCGAAGTCCGTCACCAAAGGCGGTCGGTTGAAGCGGTTCGCCAAGCTGATCAACGCCTACGCCGAAGACGCCATCTCTTTCCCCGAGATCACGAAGGATCCGGACCGTTACGTCTGTGTCTTCCGGGAGTCGATGCTCGGCATGGACTTCGGAGGCGAGTTGCCCGCTGGGACACTGTGCCTCTACGGACGTTGGACCGGCTACCTCGAAGAAGCGAGCTGGAAGCCGGTGCAGGCCGCCCTCGACGCGGCGGACGGTCGGCTGGAAGTCGTCCACTCCACCGGGCACTTGCTGGAGGAGGACGTCCGTCGGTTCGTGCGGACGGTCAATCCCAAGACGATTGTGCCGATCCACACCTTCGAGCCGCAGCGGGTGGCGGCCTTGGCAACCGGAGCACTCACCTCCGCTACGGTCGCCGAGAAGGCCGTCTAA
- the czcB gene encoding Cobalt-zinc-cadmium resistance protein CzcB yields the protein MPSAVVLCGLVGLAWLGHHNDWKLPRFGAASSSEIASGPEWCDAHGVPEAECINCVPGLIEDRPKLAFCNLHGVHGCVFENPSLAETKSPTEALPSDIERAARAIAIRPRRENLALSQLPGSRVQFATTEAMQRAGVDVEPVERRDVMESIRTAAEVRYDATKTAQVSPPVDGIVRSVMVNVGDWVAAGDVLALLDSEKVGRLKSDLLGSLSEERLHRQTVLRLRPLAESQAIAGKRLLEAEATLQQAAVAVDQSVRALRNLGLSIDAERLRTLEAREAADLVRTLGLEAGADSLGVADEELSENFIAVTAPLEGRVVERSTVVGEVVDRGSQVFRVSDIRTVWLDLRVAAEEARLAHLGQVVRYQPDGSDEEHEGTITWISSDVDAKTRTVRVRAELANPNGELRNESFGAGDIVLREEQGAIAIPSDAVQWDGENTLVFVRDKRFFEKERPKFFVARSVRTGVSEDGFTEILAGVLPGEIVATSGSDVLRAQLLKSNLGAGCTCGH from the coding sequence ATGCCTTCGGCTGTCGTGCTGTGCGGCCTCGTAGGCTTGGCGTGGCTTGGGCACCACAACGATTGGAAGCTGCCCCGCTTTGGCGCAGCCTCGTCGTCAGAGATAGCAAGCGGGCCCGAGTGGTGTGACGCTCACGGTGTCCCCGAGGCGGAGTGCATCAACTGTGTTCCAGGCCTGATCGAGGACCGACCAAAGCTCGCTTTCTGCAATTTGCATGGCGTCCACGGCTGCGTCTTCGAGAATCCCTCCCTAGCCGAAACGAAATCGCCCACAGAAGCCCTGCCGAGCGACATCGAACGAGCGGCACGAGCCATCGCGATCCGGCCACGCCGCGAGAATTTGGCGTTGAGCCAGCTTCCAGGCTCGCGGGTTCAGTTCGCGACCACCGAGGCGATGCAGCGTGCCGGAGTCGATGTTGAGCCAGTCGAGCGACGCGACGTGATGGAGAGCATCCGGACCGCGGCCGAGGTTCGCTACGACGCGACCAAGACGGCACAAGTCTCGCCGCCCGTCGATGGCATCGTGCGGAGCGTCATGGTCAACGTTGGAGATTGGGTTGCCGCCGGTGACGTGCTGGCGTTGCTTGACTCGGAGAAGGTAGGGCGGCTGAAGTCGGACTTGCTCGGCTCACTGTCAGAAGAACGGCTCCACCGTCAAACCGTTCTCCGCCTCAGGCCGCTCGCGGAAAGCCAAGCAATCGCCGGTAAACGTCTACTCGAAGCCGAAGCGACGTTGCAGCAGGCAGCGGTAGCGGTCGATCAGTCGGTCCGTGCCTTGCGCAACCTGGGACTTTCTATCGACGCCGAACGCCTCCGCACCTTGGAGGCTCGTGAGGCCGCGGACTTGGTGCGAACATTAGGACTGGAAGCCGGTGCCGACTCGCTCGGCGTCGCAGATGAAGAGCTAAGCGAGAACTTCATAGCCGTTACCGCCCCGCTTGAAGGGCGAGTCGTCGAGCGGAGCACGGTCGTTGGGGAAGTGGTAGACCGCGGCAGTCAAGTCTTTCGCGTCTCCGATATCCGGACGGTCTGGTTGGACCTGCGAGTCGCGGCGGAAGAGGCGAGGCTCGCTCACCTGGGCCAGGTCGTCCGTTACCAGCCCGATGGCTCCGACGAGGAGCATGAGGGAACCATCACTTGGATTAGTTCCGACGTGGACGCCAAGACAAGGACGGTGCGTGTCCGAGCGGAGCTTGCGAACCCCAACGGCGAACTCCGCAACGAGTCCTTCGGGGCGGGCGACATCGTGCTCCGGGAAGAGCAAGGGGCGATCGCCATCCCGAGCGACGCCGTGCAATGGGACGGAGAGAACACGCTCGTGTTCGTCCGCGACAAGCGGTTCTTTGAGAAAGAACGCCCGAAGTTCTTCGTGGCGAGATCCGTGAGGACTGGCGTGAGTGAAGACGGGTTCACCGAGATTCTCGCCGGGGTTCTGCCGGGGGAGATCGTCGCGACAAGCGGCAGCGACGTGCTGAGAGCCCAGCTACTCAAGAGCAATCTTGGGGCCGGCTGCACCTGCGGCCACTGA
- the czcA gene encoding Cobalt-zinc-cadmium resistance protein CzcA, translating into MLTRLIDLSLHHRIAVVLGVFVLLAAGSYALSQLDIDAFPDTTPIMVQVNTTAPALSPEEIERQITYPIEQSLSGLPSLDNIRSVSKYGFSQVVVTFEDGTDIYFGRQVVAERLATVELPQGVGRPKMGPVATGLGEVFHYVLTYEGVDFSTLPEKERVQALTELRTTHDWVVKPQLRTVAGTAEINSWGGYEKQFQVRIDPAGLVSRGLTFNEVIDALRLNNRNVGGGNVDRMGEMLLVQGVGRTATIEQIENIVITAIDGVPVRISDVATVEVGHEIRRGAVTAEGDGEAVMGLGFMLMGENTHQYTDRLKRKVEEVRENLPSGMALVTMYDRTELVDSVIDTVRKNLFEGGLLVIAVLFIFLGNLRAGLIVALAIPLSMLFAFTGMWRFGIAASLLSLGAIDFGLVVDSSVVMVENCVRHLSAGNPTGRSRLEIVRDAAVEVRGPTMFGELIIMIVYLPILTLEGIEGKMFRPMALTVIFALAGSMLLSMTLMPVLASLVLPRKMTEREPLLVRGLKRLYYPILHLTMHHKLAVIGLAAAVLLVSFGMIAPNLGTEFMPQLSEGSVAINVVRLAGTPLDESMRFNSQMERALLDEFPDEVQHVWSRIGSAEIATDPMGLELTDVFITLTPRSEWRRASTQKQLTALFERTLRQLPGQRLAYTQPIKLRMDELGTGIRADIAVKLYGDDLDTLAAKANEIERVLLQVPGSADVGATQLTGQPMLQVKIRQDEIARYGVPAASVLDMVEAIGNRAVGDVFQGQLRFPLTVRLPDKYRNDPESIATLPITTPRGEQIPLGRLAEVKFTSGPSQIAREWGQRRVTVSVNVRGRDVGSFVAEAERRIAEEVTLPSARYYVEFGGQFEHMIRARQRLMIVVPVALVLIFSLLYATYGNVTDTLRVFTGIPFAWTGGIVALWLRDMPFSISAAVGFVALSGVAVLDDMLLVSCIRQLREKGVELEKAVEQAALTRLRPVLMTTLVAALGFIPMAMSTGMGAEVQRPLATVVIGGVISAMVMSLLVLRVLYMVFQSPVGSFTENVADANIEDGANNDYPESSSLQSLPAGAGPS; encoded by the coding sequence ATGCTCACTCGCCTCATTGATCTGTCTCTTCACCACCGCATCGCGGTCGTGCTAGGCGTGTTCGTTCTGCTGGCCGCTGGGAGCTATGCCCTCAGCCAGTTGGACATCGACGCGTTTCCCGACACGACGCCGATCATGGTGCAGGTCAACACGACCGCCCCGGCTCTCTCGCCTGAAGAGATCGAACGGCAGATCACTTACCCCATCGAGCAATCGCTTAGCGGGTTGCCATCGCTCGACAATATTCGCAGCGTCTCAAAGTATGGCTTCTCGCAGGTCGTCGTGACCTTCGAAGATGGTACGGACATCTACTTTGGCCGCCAGGTTGTGGCCGAACGCCTCGCAACGGTCGAGCTGCCGCAGGGCGTCGGACGCCCGAAGATGGGACCGGTCGCGACGGGGCTTGGCGAAGTCTTTCACTACGTGCTGACCTACGAAGGCGTCGATTTCAGCACGCTGCCTGAAAAAGAACGAGTGCAGGCCCTCACCGAGCTTCGCACAACGCATGACTGGGTCGTTAAGCCGCAGCTGCGAACGGTCGCCGGGACCGCGGAAATCAACAGTTGGGGCGGTTACGAGAAGCAGTTCCAGGTACGGATCGACCCAGCCGGTCTCGTGTCGCGTGGCCTGACCTTCAATGAGGTCATCGACGCGCTGCGGCTCAACAACCGCAACGTGGGCGGCGGCAACGTCGATCGCATGGGCGAGATGCTGCTCGTCCAGGGCGTCGGACGGACGGCGACGATCGAGCAAATCGAGAACATCGTCATCACTGCAATCGATGGCGTCCCGGTCCGCATCAGCGATGTGGCCACGGTCGAGGTCGGGCACGAAATCCGTCGCGGAGCCGTCACGGCCGAGGGGGACGGCGAGGCGGTGATGGGGCTGGGGTTCATGCTGATGGGAGAGAATACGCATCAGTACACCGACCGCCTGAAGAGGAAGGTCGAAGAGGTTCGTGAGAATCTGCCGAGTGGCATGGCACTGGTGACGATGTACGACCGCACCGAGCTGGTCGATTCGGTCATCGACACCGTCCGCAAGAACCTGTTCGAGGGCGGCCTGCTAGTCATCGCGGTTCTCTTTATCTTTCTTGGCAACCTGCGAGCTGGACTCATCGTCGCCCTTGCGATCCCGCTCTCCATGCTCTTCGCCTTCACGGGCATGTGGCGGTTCGGGATCGCGGCAAGCCTGCTCAGCTTGGGAGCCATCGACTTCGGGCTCGTCGTCGATAGCTCGGTGGTGATGGTGGAGAACTGCGTCCGGCACCTCTCGGCAGGCAATCCGACGGGTCGTTCACGACTAGAAATCGTGCGGGACGCGGCGGTCGAAGTTCGCGGGCCGACGATGTTCGGCGAGCTGATCATCATGATCGTCTACCTGCCGATCCTCACGCTCGAAGGCATCGAAGGGAAAATGTTCCGCCCGATGGCGTTGACCGTCATCTTTGCGTTGGCCGGTTCGATGCTGCTGTCGATGACGCTGATGCCGGTGCTGGCGAGCCTGGTCCTGCCGAGGAAGATGACCGAGCGTGAGCCGCTGCTGGTGCGGGGCCTCAAACGGCTCTACTACCCGATCTTGCACCTGACGATGCACCACAAGCTGGCGGTCATCGGATTGGCCGCCGCCGTGCTGCTCGTCTCCTTCGGGATGATCGCCCCCAATCTGGGGACCGAGTTCATGCCCCAGCTCTCGGAGGGCTCGGTCGCGATCAACGTCGTCCGGTTGGCTGGGACGCCGCTCGATGAATCAATGCGGTTCAACTCTCAGATGGAGCGGGCACTGCTCGATGAGTTCCCCGACGAGGTGCAACACGTCTGGAGCCGGATCGGTTCAGCGGAGATCGCGACCGACCCGATGGGGCTCGAACTGACCGATGTCTTCATCACTCTCACGCCGCGGAGCGAATGGAGGCGGGCCTCAACCCAGAAACAGCTAACGGCCCTATTCGAGCGGACGCTCAGGCAATTGCCGGGCCAACGGCTCGCCTACACGCAACCAATCAAGCTGCGGATGGATGAACTCGGCACCGGGATACGGGCCGACATCGCCGTAAAACTCTACGGGGATGACCTCGACACGCTCGCCGCCAAAGCCAATGAAATCGAGCGTGTTCTGTTGCAGGTTCCCGGCTCAGCCGATGTCGGGGCGACGCAGCTAACGGGGCAGCCAATGCTCCAAGTGAAGATACGGCAGGACGAGATCGCTCGGTACGGCGTTCCCGCCGCGAGCGTCCTCGACATGGTGGAGGCGATCGGCAACAGGGCGGTTGGCGACGTCTTCCAGGGCCAACTCCGGTTCCCGCTAACGGTGCGGCTGCCTGACAAGTACCGCAATGACCCCGAGAGCATCGCCACGCTTCCGATCACCACACCTCGCGGTGAACAGATCCCCCTGGGCCGGCTGGCCGAGGTCAAGTTTACCTCGGGTCCCTCGCAGATTGCCCGCGAGTGGGGCCAACGCCGAGTCACGGTGTCGGTCAACGTCCGCGGCCGTGACGTGGGCAGCTTCGTCGCCGAAGCGGAACGACGGATCGCTGAGGAAGTAACCCTGCCGTCGGCTCGGTACTACGTCGAGTTCGGTGGCCAGTTCGAGCACATGATCCGTGCACGGCAGCGGCTGATGATTGTTGTGCCAGTTGCTTTGGTGCTTATCTTCTCGCTGCTCTACGCCACCTACGGCAACGTCACTGATACGCTTCGCGTCTTCACCGGCATCCCCTTCGCATGGACCGGCGGAATCGTCGCCCTGTGGTTGCGAGACATGCCGTTCTCGATTTCCGCAGCGGTCGGATTCGTCGCCCTCTCGGGTGTCGCGGTCTTGGACGACATGCTGCTCGTGTCCTGCATCCGCCAGCTTCGCGAGAAAGGCGTCGAGCTTGAGAAAGCCGTCGAGCAAGCCGCTCTGACGCGTTTACGACCGGTGTTGATGACGACTTTGGTCGCTGCGCTCGGCTTCATCCCGATGGCCATGAGCACCGGCATGGGAGCGGAAGTACAACGCCCCCTGGCGACGGTTGTCATAGGCGGTGTGATCAGTGCGATGGTGATGTCACTGCTCGTGCTCCGCGTCCTCTACATGGTGTTTCAGTCGCCGGTCGGTTCCTTCACCGAAAACGTTGCGGATGCAAATATAGAAGACGGGGCCAACAACGATTACCCAGAAAGTAGCTCTCTCCAGAGTCTCCCCGCCGGTGCGGGTCCGAGTTGA
- the czcC gene encoding Cobalt-zinc-cadmium resistance protein CzcC precursor, whose translation MKRCLSIALLLATGCASGPPAIDAPVAESINTKPASNAANVSLAGYDESAEELAQPPAMLEPVAAAAVELTTRDVLTAESLETRALENNPAVSQATARVQALRGKWVQVGLPPNPTVGYVAGEIGNEGGTGQQGGFVGQQFITGKKLSRSRAVVSAEITRAEQELAAVQRRVQTDVRRSYYDALLAQRRVSLADELVRVTSEAVTASKALVEAKEVPLAGLLQTEVQQQDATLLLQTAQNRLAQAWRNLAAVVGEPGLTIRPLSGDVDKLPAMLGWEKQLARLQSQSPEVAAAMAEVERARRALSRARVEAVPNINTQVSVQYDDATEDTIAGVQVGVPLPIWNRNQGGIRQAKAEICEALRNADRVELDLHRRLADAFRQYSDAHATAQAYADGILPRSAQTLELVRSAFDQGELGYLELLTAQRTYSQTNLSYLDALSVLWSSYVQIDGLLLEGSLSEPLRR comes from the coding sequence ATGAAGAGATGCCTATCAATAGCTTTACTGCTCGCAACCGGCTGTGCGTCGGGGCCTCCGGCTATTGATGCGCCCGTCGCCGAATCGATCAACACGAAGCCTGCTAGCAACGCCGCCAATGTCTCGCTCGCGGGATACGACGAGTCGGCAGAAGAATTGGCTCAACCGCCCGCCATGCTGGAGCCCGTTGCAGCGGCAGCGGTTGAACTGACGACACGGGACGTGCTTACCGCCGAGTCGCTTGAAACGAGGGCCTTGGAAAACAACCCGGCCGTCTCTCAAGCGACGGCACGCGTCCAGGCATTACGAGGCAAGTGGGTTCAGGTCGGCCTGCCACCCAACCCCACCGTTGGCTACGTCGCCGGTGAAATCGGCAATGAGGGCGGCACCGGCCAACAGGGAGGCTTCGTCGGGCAGCAGTTCATCACCGGGAAGAAGCTGAGCCGCAGCCGAGCCGTTGTGTCGGCGGAAATCACCCGGGCCGAACAAGAGCTAGCCGCCGTTCAGCGTCGCGTTCAAACTGACGTTCGGAGGAGCTATTACGACGCGCTGCTCGCCCAAAGGCGTGTCTCGTTAGCCGACGAGTTGGTCCGCGTCACTTCGGAGGCGGTCACGGCATCAAAGGCTCTCGTCGAGGCGAAGGAGGTCCCGCTTGCCGGCTTGCTCCAAACCGAAGTGCAGCAACAGGACGCGACGCTGCTTCTGCAAACCGCCCAAAACCGCCTCGCCCAGGCGTGGAGAAACCTCGCCGCCGTCGTCGGTGAACCTGGGCTGACAATCAGACCTCTGTCGGGTGACGTGGACAAACTCCCTGCGATGCTCGGATGGGAGAAGCAGCTTGCTCGGCTGCAATCGCAGAGCCCAGAAGTCGCCGCGGCGATGGCTGAGGTGGAACGGGCCCGCCGTGCCCTTAGTCGCGCCAGGGTTGAGGCAGTCCCGAATATCAACACTCAAGTCAGCGTCCAATACGACGACGCTACCGAAGACACGATTGCTGGGGTGCAGGTGGGCGTTCCGCTGCCTATCTGGAACCGGAACCAGGGCGGCATTCGGCAAGCCAAGGCGGAGATCTGCGAGGCACTGCGAAACGCCGACCGTGTCGAGCTTGACCTGCATCGCCGTCTAGCGGATGCCTTCCGCCAGTACTCCGACGCCCATGCCACAGCGCAGGCCTACGCCGACGGCATCCTCCCCCGATCAGCTCAGACCCTGGAGCTTGTGCGGTCTGCCTTCGACCAAGGGGAGTTAGGGTATCTCGAACTGCTGACAGCACAGCGGACCTACTCGCAGACGAATCTCAGCTACCTGGACGCGTTGAGTGTCCTCTGGAGTAGCTACGTGCAGATCGATGGCTTACTGCTAGAAGGCAGCCTCAGTGAGCCGCTTAGACGCTGA
- a CDS encoding HTH domain protein — protein sequence MASAPDPPDIQHRRPDRDRRVNQAERLRRVLGVLQLIQSKGRYNARAIAQELGCSERTVYRDLEVLSFAGVPHFYDAADECYRVAGECRVPSLPLSDADAFGQAVATVLSSNEDLGAVGDAKGVTRLLSGSADERARRQLADTGCLVAVLNLQLADHSRCGETVTAIQHALLGLRQLSGVYRSPHEAKPVRITLHPYRLCFVKQAWYLVGRVEGDEEPKTLRVARFKSLRVLAKPSSVPIEFDLPSHFGNAWAVYRGETTHHVQVWFDTNAAPLVAEVNWHRTQRVEAACDGSAVFHFMVDGLDEIVSWVLSWAGRCRVLQPVELKELVVARLQAAIEMHHEAFE from the coding sequence ATGGCGTCCGCCCCCGATCCGCCTGATATCCAACACCGCCGGCCCGATCGGGATCGGCGTGTGAATCAGGCTGAGCGACTCCGCCGGGTGCTCGGGGTCTTGCAACTCATCCAGTCCAAAGGCCGGTACAACGCCCGGGCGATCGCCCAAGAACTCGGGTGCAGCGAACGCACGGTCTATCGAGACCTGGAGGTGCTGAGTTTCGCGGGCGTCCCCCACTTCTACGATGCGGCCGACGAGTGCTACCGAGTGGCAGGCGAGTGCCGGGTCCCCTCCCTGCCACTCTCCGACGCCGACGCCTTCGGGCAAGCCGTCGCCACCGTCCTCAGCTCCAACGAGGATCTGGGAGCGGTGGGGGACGCCAAGGGGGTGACGCGGCTGCTTTCGGGATCGGCTGACGAGCGAGCCCGACGCCAGCTGGCGGACACCGGTTGCCTGGTGGCAGTGCTCAACCTGCAGCTGGCCGATCACAGCCGCTGTGGAGAAACCGTCACCGCGATCCAGCACGCCCTGCTGGGCCTCCGGCAACTGAGCGGCGTCTACCGATCGCCGCACGAAGCGAAGCCCGTTCGGATCACACTCCACCCCTACCGGCTCTGTTTCGTCAAGCAAGCCTGGTACCTCGTTGGCAGGGTGGAAGGAGATGAAGAACCCAAGACCCTGCGGGTCGCCCGGTTCAAGTCGCTGCGGGTGCTCGCGAAGCCCTCGTCGGTCCCGATCGAGTTCGACCTCCCGTCACACTTCGGCAACGCCTGGGCCGTCTACCGAGGCGAGACGACCCACCACGTTCAGGTCTGGTTCGACACCAACGCCGCTCCGCTGGTCGCCGAGGTGAACTGGCACCGCACCCAACGGGTCGAAGCGGCATGCGATGGTTCGGCCGTGTTTCACTTCATGGTCGATGGACTCGATGAGATCGTCAGCTGGGTGTTGAGTTGGGCCGGCAGGTGTCGGGTTCTACAGCCCGTGGAACTCAAGGAGCTGGTGGTCGCACGGCTCCAAGCAGCCATCGAGATGCACCACGAGGCGTTCGAGTGA
- the dinB_2 gene encoding DNA polymerase IV yields MIGHVDADCFYVSAERVRHGKLRGVPVGVLGNHGACIIAKSYEMKAAGVGTGMPIWDAVPVCPEGVYVKRDFRWYETLSRMMLGIVKELSPRVEFYSIDESFFVAREASLDAAARLQQAILRRVGVPASIGLAPTKTLAKLISDSSKPFGYGVVATEHERRQLLEGLPVTEITGIAKRSAKKLAAYGITTCDQFAAADRALIRRLLTKTGEELWWELNGTPCKPVVIAKPRNQFIARGGSIGRATRDPIRVEAFVVRNAERLVEALDHYQLACEQVTLDLHFSDAPGRAQRACLHGGHCEPDVIRQAALWLLEQLWQPRAGSVRYMHVIAGRLTDRSVRQRGLFDADSGEIKSPEKLAAVADVQQLINDRIGRFALRSGSTLPLTDVHADPANDYDICDIYGKSCF; encoded by the coding sequence ATGATTGGCCACGTCGACGCCGACTGCTTCTACGTCTCCGCCGAGCGAGTGCGGCACGGGAAGTTGCGTGGCGTGCCGGTCGGGGTATTGGGCAACCACGGGGCCTGCATCATCGCCAAGAGCTACGAGATGAAGGCCGCGGGAGTCGGCACGGGGATGCCGATCTGGGACGCTGTGCCGGTCTGCCCCGAGGGGGTCTACGTCAAGCGCGACTTCCGCTGGTACGAGACGCTCAGCCGGATGATGCTAGGCATTGTCAAGGAGTTGAGCCCTCGGGTCGAGTTCTACTCGATCGACGAGTCGTTCTTCGTCGCCCGCGAAGCAAGTCTCGACGCGGCCGCACGCCTACAGCAGGCGATTCTCCGACGAGTCGGTGTGCCGGCCAGCATCGGCCTCGCTCCAACGAAGACGCTCGCCAAGCTGATCAGCGATTCGTCCAAGCCTTTCGGCTACGGGGTCGTGGCAACCGAGCACGAACGCCGGCAACTGCTGGAGGGGCTCCCGGTCACCGAGATCACGGGGATCGCCAAACGTTCGGCGAAGAAGCTGGCCGCCTACGGCATCACCACTTGCGACCAGTTCGCCGCGGCCGATCGTGCTCTGATCCGGCGTTTGCTGACCAAGACGGGCGAGGAACTCTGGTGGGAGCTGAACGGCACGCCCTGCAAGCCGGTCGTGATCGCCAAGCCGAGGAACCAATTCATCGCCCGCGGCGGATCGATCGGCCGAGCGACCCGCGACCCGATCCGCGTGGAAGCGTTCGTCGTCCGGAACGCCGAGCGGCTGGTCGAGGCCCTCGATCACTACCAGCTCGCTTGCGAGCAGGTGACCCTCGACCTCCACTTCAGCGACGCACCGGGCCGTGCTCAACGGGCATGCCTGCACGGCGGTCATTGCGAGCCTGACGTGATCCGCCAGGCGGCCCTCTGGTTGTTAGAACAGCTGTGGCAACCGAGAGCGGGAAGCGTCCGCTACATGCACGTGATCGCGGGCCGACTGACGGATCGGTCGGTGAGGCAGCGGGGCCTCTTCGATGCGGATAGCGGCGAGATCAAGTCGCCAGAGAAGCTGGCCGCGGTGGCCGACGTTCAACAGCTCATCAACGATCGGATCGGACGTTTCGCCCTCCGCAGCGGATCAACCCTGCCGCTCACGGACGTCCACGCCGACCCGGCGAATGACTACGACATCTGCGACATCTACGGCAAATCGTGCTTCTGA
- the csoR gene encoding Copper-sensing transcriptional repressor CsoR, with the protein MLSDDEKTKLGNRLKRISGQVAAVQRMVDEEEYCVDILMQIAAANGALGKVGQIILESHVNSCVKNAMRDGNSKEREEKLQEIIELFRKYARID; encoded by the coding sequence ATGCTGTCCGATGACGAAAAAACCAAGCTCGGCAATCGGCTCAAGCGTATCTCGGGGCAGGTCGCCGCGGTTCAGCGGATGGTTGACGAGGAGGAGTACTGCGTTGACATCCTCATGCAGATAGCAGCCGCCAATGGGGCACTCGGAAAGGTCGGGCAGATAATTCTGGAGAGCCATGTCAACTCTTGCGTCAAGAACGCAATGCGAGATGGCAACAGCAAGGAACGCGAAGAGAAGCTGCAAGAGATTATCGAGCTCTTCCGCAAGTACGCTCGTATCGACTGA